One window from the genome of Spirosoma rhododendri encodes:
- a CDS encoding glycosyltransferase family 2 protein — protein sequence MDTLAIVVLNYNGLPFLRRFLPALLAQADGHPVYVADNASTDGSVSWLRLQFPAVRVIQLETNNGYAGGYNQALERVRSEYGGATYYALVNSDIEVTPNWIAPVLQLLEGDSAIAACQPKIRSEQQRESFEYAGAAGGYLDYLGYAFCRGRVFDVLEPDTGQYDDNRPVFWATGACLFVRATVFHETGGFDSAFFAHMEEIDWCWRVQRLGYSVWTCGQSTVYHVGGGTLHKSNPHKTLLNHRNSLYMLYKNWPADGWFLSKVFMRLVFDGLSSVLYLAAGQWGDIGAVLKAHGAFYGHLPTLNKQRRQLKQQEKQRANLYERSLVWQYFGKGHRRFSQLDK from the coding sequence GTGGATACCCTCGCAATAGTTGTTCTGAATTACAACGGTCTGCCATTTCTGCGCCGTTTTTTACCCGCACTCCTGGCGCAGGCCGACGGCCACCCTGTTTACGTAGCTGACAATGCCTCAACCGACGGGTCTGTATCCTGGCTGCGGCTACAATTTCCGGCCGTTCGGGTTATTCAGCTGGAAACCAACAATGGCTACGCAGGAGGGTACAATCAGGCGCTGGAACGAGTCAGGAGTGAATACGGTGGGGCTACCTACTATGCGCTGGTCAACTCCGATATTGAAGTTACACCCAACTGGATTGCGCCCGTACTTCAATTACTGGAAGGCGATTCAGCAATTGCTGCCTGTCAGCCAAAAATTCGGTCAGAGCAGCAGCGGGAGTCGTTTGAATACGCCGGTGCTGCCGGCGGCTATCTCGATTATTTAGGCTATGCGTTCTGCCGGGGCCGCGTGTTCGACGTGCTGGAACCCGACACCGGGCAGTACGACGACAATCGCCCTGTGTTCTGGGCTACCGGTGCCTGCCTGTTTGTGCGGGCCACTGTTTTCCACGAAACGGGCGGCTTCGATTCGGCTTTCTTCGCGCACATGGAGGAGATCGACTGGTGCTGGCGTGTACAGCGGCTGGGCTACTCCGTCTGGACCTGTGGCCAATCGACAGTATACCACGTTGGCGGTGGAACACTACACAAATCCAATCCGCACAAGACGCTGTTAAACCACCGCAACAGCCTGTACATGTTGTACAAAAACTGGCCTGCCGACGGCTGGTTTCTAAGCAAAGTATTCATGCGGTTGGTATTCGACGGCTTGTCGTCGGTGCTCTACCTTGCCGCCGGGCAATGGGGCGACATCGGGGCTGTGCTCAAAGCGCATGGCGCGTTCTACGGACATCTGCCTACCCTGAACAAGCAACGTCGCCAGCTAAAGCAACAGGAAAAGCAGCGGGCAAACTTATACGAACGAAGTCTGGTCTGGCAGTACTTTGGCAAAGGCCACCGTCGATTCAGTCAGCTGGACAAGTAA
- a CDS encoding PspC domain-containing protein, which translates to MNKLRYFVEKQAFGVCSILGERMNISASSIRLYFIYTSFLTLGSPVILYLIMAFWLEMNKHLRRHAHPTIWEL; encoded by the coding sequence ATGAACAAACTTCGGTATTTCGTTGAAAAACAGGCGTTCGGCGTTTGCAGCATCCTGGGCGAACGCATGAATATCTCAGCCAGCAGCATCCGGCTGTACTTTATATACACGTCGTTCCTAACGCTGGGATCGCCGGTTATACTGTACCTGATTATGGCGTTCTGGCTGGAGATGAACAAACACCTGCGTCGGCACGCGCACCCCACTATCTGGGAGTTGTAA
- a CDS encoding cold-shock protein, whose product MQTGVVKFFNESKGYGFIVEDDSNRDIFVHVTGLNGITIREKDRVQFEVVDGKKGLNAVKVKKIEGEY is encoded by the coding sequence ATGCAGACAGGTGTAGTAAAATTCTTCAACGAAAGCAAAGGCTACGGATTTATCGTTGAGGATGATTCAAACCGGGACATTTTTGTCCACGTTACAGGCCTGAATGGTATCACCATTCGGGAAAAAGACCGCGTTCAGTTTGAAGTTGTCGACGGTAAGAAAGGATTAAACGCCGTAAAAGTGAAGAAAATCGAGGGCGAATACTAG
- the rhaT gene encoding L-rhamnose/proton symporter RhaT: MAVIWGVVLHALGGFASGSFYLPYKQVKSWSWESYWLVGGIFSWVIAPWVLGLLTVPHLLQILRETPTETLLWTYFWGVLWGFGGLTFGLSMRYLGLSLGMAVVLGLCAVFGTLVPPIWLGQFGNLVSTTSGQFIMAGLAVCVLGITICGVAGMMKEKTQPEAEKKAAIAEFDLRKGFMVAVFSGIMSACFSFGLTAGQSISERAVGFGADPLFMNNAPLVIILLGGLTTNAIWSIYLNMKNQTYKDYRNLSAPIARNILFCAIAGVTWYFQFFFYGMGDSKMGEYRFSGWTLHMAFIIAFSSFWGLYLHEWRGSNAATMRTIRIGILTVILSSVIVGIGNYLA, from the coding sequence ATGGCCGTCATTTGGGGCGTTGTCTTGCATGCGCTGGGGGGCTTCGCTTCCGGCAGTTTCTATCTACCCTACAAACAGGTAAAAAGCTGGTCCTGGGAAAGTTACTGGCTCGTTGGCGGTATCTTTTCCTGGGTAATTGCCCCCTGGGTACTCGGGCTACTTACCGTACCGCACCTATTACAGATTTTGCGCGAAACGCCCACCGAAACGCTGCTCTGGACGTATTTCTGGGGCGTGCTCTGGGGATTCGGCGGCCTGACCTTCGGGCTGTCGATGCGCTATCTGGGGTTATCGCTGGGTATGGCCGTTGTACTGGGGCTTTGCGCCGTGTTCGGCACGCTGGTGCCGCCGATCTGGCTGGGGCAGTTTGGTAATCTTGTCAGTACCACGTCGGGACAGTTCATCATGGCGGGGCTGGCCGTTTGCGTACTCGGCATTACGATCTGCGGGGTAGCCGGGATGATGAAGGAAAAGACACAGCCGGAAGCCGAGAAGAAAGCCGCCATCGCCGAGTTCGATCTGCGCAAAGGGTTCATGGTCGCCGTATTTTCGGGCATTATGAGCGCCTGCTTCTCCTTCGGGCTGACGGCCGGGCAGTCGATTTCGGAGCGGGCCGTTGGCTTCGGGGCCGATCCGCTGTTCATGAACAACGCCCCGCTGGTGATTATCCTGCTCGGCGGTTTAACCACTAACGCCATCTGGTCGATCTACCTGAATATGAAGAATCAGACGTACAAGGACTACCGTAATTTATCGGCTCCGATTGCCCGAAATATCCTGTTCTGCGCGATTGCGGGGGTTACGTGGTACTTTCAGTTCTTCTTCTACGGCATGGGCGACAGCAAGATGGGCGAGTACCGCTTCTCCGGCTGGACACTACATATGGCTTTTATTATTGCATTTAGCAGTTTTTGGGGATTATATTTGCACGAGTGGAGAGGCTCGAACGCGGCAACTATGCGAACCATTCGTATTGGTATACTAACCGTGATCCTGTCCTCCGTCATTGTCGGAATCGGCAATTACCTGGCTTAG
- a CDS encoding FGGY-family carbohydrate kinase has protein sequence MHVAVFDIGKTNKKLFLFDRQYNIVWETSTQFVETVDEDGDPCEDVDHLTNWVQQALQDVLAKPQFDVKALNFSTYGASLVCVDAQGQAVGPLYNYLKAYPDELSRQFYLAYGPEERVSVETASPALGNLNSGLALYRIRHQKPDLFARMRYALHLPQYVSSLFTGQFHADLTSIGCHTALWNFDRQQYHGWVTAEQLDQKLAPLFPGNAVMDTVVYGKPMKVGVGLHDSSAALIPYLASFSEPFVLISTGTWCISLNPFNTQPLTAEELQYDCLCFLNYQGQPVKASRLFAGYEHEQQVQRLAAHFGVPVDTYKQVPYDPSLIDELPTRPVQPIPDPLTTKQPAVLVQSAFIRRDLTDFDTYEQAYHQLIHDIVAQQLISTELVLHRSPVDRIFVDGGFSKNPIYMALLASAFPQLNVSAASVAQATALGAALAIHDNWNPLPLPDNLVQLRPVDAPMHKPA, from the coding sequence ATGCACGTCGCTGTTTTTGATATTGGGAAGACCAATAAGAAGCTGTTTCTCTTCGACCGGCAATACAATATTGTCTGGGAAACGAGCACGCAGTTTGTCGAAACAGTGGACGAAGATGGTGACCCGTGCGAAGACGTCGATCACCTGACGAACTGGGTACAGCAGGCGTTGCAGGATGTATTGGCTAAGCCGCAGTTCGACGTGAAGGCCCTGAATTTCTCGACCTACGGCGCGAGTCTGGTCTGTGTCGATGCGCAGGGTCAGGCAGTGGGGCCTTTGTACAATTATTTAAAAGCCTACCCGGACGAGCTGTCGCGGCAATTTTATTTGGCGTATGGTCCGGAAGAACGCGTATCAGTGGAAACGGCATCGCCCGCGCTGGGAAATCTGAATTCGGGGCTGGCTCTGTACCGGATTCGCCATCAGAAGCCGGATTTATTCGCTAGGATGCGGTACGCGCTGCATTTACCGCAGTACGTGAGTTCGCTGTTTACCGGGCAGTTCCACGCCGACCTGACCAGCATTGGGTGCCACACCGCGCTGTGGAATTTCGACCGGCAGCAGTACCACGGCTGGGTTACGGCCGAGCAACTGGATCAGAAACTGGCCCCGCTGTTTCCGGGAAATGCGGTGATGGATACGGTCGTATACGGCAAGCCGATGAAAGTAGGCGTCGGGTTGCACGACTCGTCGGCGGCTTTGATTCCGTATCTGGCGAGTTTCAGCGAACCGTTCGTGCTTATCTCGACGGGCACGTGGTGCATTAGCCTGAACCCGTTCAATACCCAGCCGCTGACGGCCGAAGAACTGCAATACGACTGCCTGTGCTTCCTGAACTATCAGGGCCAACCGGTGAAGGCATCGCGGCTCTTTGCCGGTTACGAACACGAACAGCAGGTGCAGCGACTGGCCGCACATTTCGGCGTCCCCGTCGACACCTACAAACAGGTGCCCTACGACCCGTCGCTGATCGATGAACTACCCACCCGCCCGGTGCAGCCCATCCCCGACCCACTAACGACCAAACAACCGGCCGTGCTAGTGCAGTCGGCGTTTATCCGGCGCGACCTGACTGACTTCGACACCTACGAACAGGCGTACCACCAACTGATCCATGACATCGTAGCGCAGCAGCTCATCTCGACTGAACTGGTACTGCACCGCTCCCCCGTCGACCGCATTTTCGTTGATGGGGGATTCAGCAAAAACCCGATTTATATGGCGTTGCTGGCGTCGGCCTTTCCGCAGCTAAACGTCTCGGCGGCATCGGTCGCGCAGGCAACCGCCCTCGGTGCGGCCCTCGCAATTCACGATAACTGGAACCCGCTGCCCCTACCCGACAATCTGGTTCAGCTTCGCCCGGTCGACGCACCGATGCACAAACCGGCGTAG